The Raphanus sativus cultivar WK10039 chromosome 2, ASM80110v3, whole genome shotgun sequence genome includes a region encoding these proteins:
- the LOC108842266 gene encoding rac-like GTP-binding protein ARAC6 isoform X1, which translates to MSASRFIKCVTVGDGAVGKTCLLISYTSNTFPTDYVPTVFDNFSANVVVNGATVNLGLWDTAGQEDYNRLRPLSYRGADVFILAFSLISKASYENVSKKWIPELKHYAPGVPIVLVGTKLDLRDDKQFVIDHPGAVPITTAQGEELKKLIEAPAYIECSSKSQENVKGVFDAAIKVVLQPPKQKKKKNKAQKACSIL; encoded by the exons ATGAGCGCGTCAAGGTTCATAAAGTGCGTTACCGTTGGTGACGGAGCTGTCGGCAAAACATGTTTGCTCATTTCTTACACCAGCAACACCTTTCCCACG GACTATGTTCCCACTGTTTTCGATAACTTTAGCGCCAATGTGGTTGTCAATGGAGCCACGGTCAATCTTGGATTGTGGGATACTGCAG ggCAGGAGGACTATAACAGATTAAGACCTTTGAGTTACCGTGGTGCTGATGTTTTCATTCTAGCCTTCTCTCTTATTAGTAAGGCTAGTTACGAGAATGTCTCCAAGAAGTGGATCCCAGAGTTGAAGCACTATGCTCCTGGTGTCCCCATCGTCCTTGTTGGAACCAAACTTG ATCTTCGGGATGACAAACAGTTTGTTATCGACCATCCTGGTGCCGTCCCTATTACAACTGCTCAG GGAGAGGAGCTCAAAAAGCTAATAGAAGCGCCTGCTTACATAGAATGCAGTTCAAAATCCCAAGAG AACGTGAAAGGAGTCTTTGATGCAGCTATCAAAGTGGTCCTTCAACCTCCAAagcagaagaaaaagaagaacaaagcACAAAAGGCTTGCTCCATTTTGTAA